Below is a genomic region from Vitis riparia cultivar Riparia Gloire de Montpellier isolate 1030 chromosome 5, EGFV_Vit.rip_1.0, whole genome shotgun sequence.
attagaaggatgagaaatcctcccaccaaagaaaaacaagacaACTATCACTAAATTTTGAAGACTTCACATTTTATAAAGTTAGCTGAATGGTGTGGAAACAGTCAAGCAAATACAGTTTTTAAGTCGTGCAACTCTGGCCACCTGGCACAGCAGATTAGCGAGCTGCTCATAAAAGAATCTCTACACCACACATGATATTCATACTATAAATGAATCCTGGAATTTTCCAAATGATACATGATAATAATTATCAACATGCAGTTAATGTTAAATGTCATGTTATTAGTGAATCTCAATATTCAGAAAAGCCAACTTACAGCTCTAGGCACACGGTGGTTTCTACTTGAAGAAGTAGGCTGCACTTGCTCCTGCTGCTGCAGCATCTGTGCGATATGTGCATCAATCTGTGGATAGgccaatttaaaataaaagggaaaataaagcatctttcaaataattatcaCATAGAAAATGAGCATTGCATAAAAAGAGAACTGACCCCAACACCTCCATCCACAGGCATTTCATGATATAATTGCTCTTGAAGTTCACGAGCCAATATCTCATCTGCTTCTATTTGTCTTGCCCTGGCATCTGAGTCGTCATTATTCATGCTACCTCCATTTCGGGAGGCAACATGCCTTATTTCAGGGGACTGCTCATCAATTTCAATAACTGGCTCCATGACACCTTGACCATGATGACTCTGGCTTCGGGTTGATCCTGAATTTGATGGTTCCCCAGATGAACCAAGAAACATGATCTCTGAGTCATTGAAAACTGAGGTGGAGCTTTCACCAGTATTACTAGTAGCTGATCCATGCTTTCTTTGTCTTTTAATAAGAATGCTTCTTGCACGATGCCTCACATTTACTTGGTTTGACCCTGACATAAGATTGGAAGCTGTTTGAGCTCCAGATGGAGCAGGCACATGCTGTAAAGACATAGCCTGAACTTCAGGATCATCTTTTTTCTCCACTCCATTATCATTTTTCTGATGCAAAGAACATTGAACAGCATTATTTCTCCTGGGAAGATGCCCACCCCCATCAGACAAGAGGACATCTACTTTCTTTGATCGATTACGTGTACTTCTCCAACCACTCAGTCCTTCAAAGCACCCAAATGCATCTCTGCCAGTGTCACTGTTGTCATTAGCTTGTTCATTATGAACTATTGGACTCctgcagaaaaaaaaacatggtttTTATCGGGGTCtcaggataaaaaaaaaattgttggaaaGGAAGATTGACATAAATAACCCACCAACAAACCTAGCAACAGCagttcttaaatttttaagaattgccCATTTTTCAAGGTGCCCTTCAACCATGAGTTGTTTGAAATTTCCACTGCGTTAGGTATCTCCAACTATTTATAAAAACAGTTACCATTTCcagatttcatttcttttctcttcccttATTTGATAGATAAAAGGATGGGTTTCATAACAACATAGACATCCACAATTGCATATCCAcatacaaggaaagaaaaaaggtaaTTCAAAGTAACTTTTGATAGTGGGAATCAAAATAGATAACTTGCTGTATAATTAGTACCACCAAACCAGTAGCAGAGAAGAGGACCCTCAGAAAGAGAAGGAATGCATATAGTGAACCCATATTCAAGTGTCATGATAACAAGGGTATGTAATGCAAAAAAATCAATCCCATTTTCAGAAAGTTAGACGGAATTTGGAAGTGGACATTAACTCAAACTTGTCAAGTGTGAATAGAATCAAATAGCAGTTCCATAACAAGAAGAAGAGCATGAAAAGAACCAAATGGCAAGCACGTCAAGCATAGTGACTCAAACTTGTCAAGTGTGAATAGAATCAAATAGCAGTTCCATAACAAGAAGATGAGCATGAAAAGAACCAAATGGCAAGCACGTCAAACATAGTGAACATGAGAAGATGGTTAAGAAAGAAAGTCAGAGTTCTCTAATCTCTTCAATTTTGGTAGAGAAGTGAGTAGTTCCATGCACAAGAATCCAAATGGGTTaatgaacaaaaaaaggaaTCTCAATCGAGCAAGATGGAGATCTTGAAGGCTCACAAGAGAAATAATTTCACTCTCCCAAGGAACCAAAGATGTAATAACCAAAGCTGCATATTACATCCCTCCCTAGTAGTAAAATAACTTCTACCATAGTCCATTTTTCCATAGGAGGGGGCCTTCAGCTCAGCTCTTCAGTTCTAGTAGGGGCATGACTTGGAATGGTTGCTCTCTCCAACATAGATATCAATCGAGTTTTAAAGAATACTACTTCACAATAAAAATTCAAGGAAGAACAAAACAGCCACATAACACTAACATTATACAAATGGAAACCACCGAAAAGGAGAAgaaactaaaaatagaaaaggaagcATGGAAAtctaattcctaaattaaaaaagaaaaaaggaaataaaaaatataacatcaATAAACAAATGCATTTAAGCAAATTACCTAGTTACAGTTCCGAAGTCATGCTGCTTTGATGTACAAGGCTGACTTATTATGCTTTTTCCTTTGACCCTACTAGAATTATTGATTTCAGCAATTGGATCTTTGATATCTATCCGAGATGGTGAAGCTCTAGATGAAATATCCTTAGCATCATTCTGTTCAACATCTTTGGAGCTGCTACTTTGCTGTTCAGCTAATTGTTTAGCCCTTGCAATAATATTATGTGGAGAAATACATCCATTCCGTACCAACCTTTTTTGCCCAGACACTCTAGGTGAGGTAATAAGAGATGAGGAGACATGCTTTTCACTTCTAGGTTGAATATCAATAGAGATATCAAAAGCTTCACGAAAACCTATACCTGAACCAGAACCATCACATGCACCATtgtctgttttttctttccctttccaGGTATTGCAGGATGGCTTTGGAGAATTTTCAATGCGATGCAAGGAAGAACAACCACTGGTTGCCATTGATccttttcctatttcttcatcCAGAAGATCTTTGAAAGCACCATTTGGTCCaattaaatccaaaaatttGTTATCATTTTGGCATGCAGATGATTTGGAAGGAAATCCATTGCAGAAAGCTTTCCCTTTATTTGTATGTTGAGGTCCAATAGAATGTTTTGCTTCATGCTTCGAGATCCCGTCTGATCTCATTCTCCTAAACAAATGAGCACTTTTGGGAGCAGAAGAATTCTCCAATTGGGAAACCATGGATTTACTGCAGCACTCAGTTTCACCAGAATTGGCAGAGCTTTCCCGAGAACGAAATTGGAGTCTTCTGCTGTGCCCGTTTTCAGTGACCAGTCTACCCCTGCCCCTCAGCTGATTCAGAACTCCTTTATCCTTAGAATTTCCTGAATGAGCAGATGCTAATGAACTACTGTCATGTTTATCACATTTTCTACCATCTATGTTCCGCTCAGCTGATCTATCGGGGGTGTCTGGAACATCCATTACTTGATCAATGTCCATGTCCTCCATAATCTGTATCACCTAAAGAATTTCATTTGTTAAGATTCAATAGACAAACCAGCAACAGCAACAACTAACGAGCAACTTTACATTCATAAAAAGCCTTTCATGATGAACATCATattacaagaaacaaaaaataaaactcaatgTGCATTAAGCATAACAGCTGCAAGCAAAAACACTTATAACCAGATAACAAACACGATACTAACCATTTACAATGTAAAGGTCAAAAATCTTGATCCTTAAGAGATCAAACCATAGGAATCAGAGTTGTGATTTCTTGTAGAGAAACATGCTAAAAGAGCATCAGGAGACATGCCTGCAGCAAAAGGAAAGAGTTTTGCAGGACCTTCAACTTTCAATTTCATTTCGACAAGTTGAAGATGCTGGTCCAGGAGAATCTAATTCACACGATCGTTTTTTTAAACAAAGCATTCTCATGGAAAACTGACTCAGAAAGAATAGATCCTTTTACAATGAAAGAGAAATAATAGGAGAATACAAGGAATACCATATATAGGGAGTTGAAAACTATAGTTGCATAGGCTACAGAACAGATGCCAGACTAACATCATTTGAGAAATGTGCTAGATATAAAGAACATGTTCACTATGACATATCTCAGATAAGATTAGAAAATAGCATGATTGGTCAGCATTGAACAGATATAATTAAGAACATATATGAACAACGGGGTTGAAAGATCTAACACAGATTTGTGAAGGATATTAAAAAGGTATATGCTTCTTAAATCCTATGAAGATGGCCTACCCACAGCTACTGTGTAAGTTGAGAGACATTAATCACCTCCTTCAGGAACAGATCCAAAAGAAGGTCCCTTACATAGTACAGGTCCAATTGCCAAGGTTCTAGGAGGTGTAGCCAGGAAATGGACCTAAAATTCAGCATCTTAGCCTGAAGTGACCACAAGCAGATTTGCATCACAGCCAGGGAAGTAACTGTGATGCCAAACTTTAACCCCTGTGTAATAGAAGCCAAATTCATAACTTCATTTTTCAGGTAGAAAATAAGTGCAACAATTTCTTAGAGAGTTTGGCTACACAATGTGAACTTTAGTTTTAGATGTCCACATAAGAAGATATGGTCCATGTTAGAAACCCCAGTGTAGGTATCATGAAAACATCCATTTCATGCAAAAGTGCAGGAGGTTAGGACCAGCACCAGGTGATGacactttcttttatattagaAGTTTGATAAGGACAACTAATGAAGCCACATCAAGGAGACAGAAAACTTTACATAGATGTAAAATCTAAAGGTATGCTCCATTATGTCAAGAACCATCAAttgcaaaagaagaagaagaaaagccgTATCTTTGTAATAAGAATCTTCTTGACATAAAATAAAGGGGCCACTTAAAGAGTTGCTAAATGAAATTCTGAACTCCAGAAGCAGCCTAGGATTAGCAGAAAATTGATAGCCCTTGCCAATTTTATTGAATCATCACAGAGCAAGAAATGGAAGAAACTCATataagatgaataaaaaaacagCCCTAGGTCTGCCATAAGCCACTAAAACAACCAAATGTAGACAATGTCAAACATCAAAGGCAATTCAAAGAAACTAGAAACAAACATCATAACAAACTTTTGCCCTTATAAAATAGCACTTAAAAACCCTACCATAAATcatcttttaataatttctttaccaaccaaaaattgaaatttatacaAAACCAATGTAGACTTGAATCTATACCAAACAAGATGATCCATCaatcacaaaaacaaaacaaaaaaaaaacaaaaaaaaaaatcgataaattcaaaacaaagagTAATCACCAAAAAGTACAGAATTTCCAATATTCTGAGAAACCCAATTCAAGAATCACGCGGAAAGGGatccaaaaaattcaaaactaaagAGGCCctacttttattttgaaaaattttgagatttattGCAAACcctaataaatatttatatgatataacAGGGAAATTGAAAGAAGAAACTGATCAAACCTGATTCAAATCTAAGATTGCCAGAAGCCCAGAAGTGGATTGTGAGCTTGAGGCGTCCTGGTTAGGGTGAGGTGCCACCCACACTATTATACCCTATCTCTCTcgcgctctctctctctctaaaatgGCAGTCTCTCAACCATTTTTCCCACTCGCGTTTAGGGTTTGTGAGAAACACTCGTGTggaaaagaaatttttgtattGTGAAGATGTTAGTGCACGCTCTCCAAGAGGGCGTGCGATAGAATACCTAGcctcaattttgatttttgttttttatttttcctgtttCACCGGCATGGTTTTGGAACTTAGGAATCCACGATCAATCGGTTTGTTTGCTCCTTAGGCTCCCCACCTTCATCACACTTTTGGATTTTCTCgtcaaaaatttcatatatatatagtttgaggaaaaaacaaaggaaaaaaaaaaaaaggaaagactcGTTCTTTTGCTATTATAAATAGGTTTTTTGGGAACGTGGTCGCCATTTTTacaaattgttttataaaaattatttttaaaaaaatatttttaaataaattaaaaatgttttaaatttttaaatagatttttattcttttaaaacatcacaatcaattttcaaatttactgATGTGAAATGTAGAAATgcaattttgttttatcttattttaaattgcAAATTCGGGTGTTTTTGTATTTTCGTTTCTACATCTTCTATGAAATTGATGGGGACCTTTTGttgtaatttatataatatgaaattatttttattgaaaattttgttttctctaatatggactttgtttggaatttgtttTCTTAGTTTGGTTTTGGGATGGGCTAAGTTatttagttaatgaaattaatctcaatttgtaaaattaatccttcattttttttatggtaaaaaatatttattttgaacaaaaatgcccttaattttatttttttacaaaaataatattttcttttaaaacacataTGTAAATAATCTAGATgttaaagaatatttatataaaaaaaatgtatttctctttcaagtaaaaaaataagagatgttagttttataaatttgggatgatttcatcatttttaatccattaatctttcttttataaattacaAGCCGTTTCGTAATGCTTTTTAATGgtgtttttaagataaaaaaaatatgcgTTTagcaatattttgaaaaacacttttaaaaatttagagaaacacttctaaaattttagaacaaCAAATGaagtgtcttttaaaaaaacacttccaatattcctaaaatacccAAAATGTTTCCCACTACCCTTCTTTCATTTCTTACTAcccttcttttcctttcattctcttcaattcttttatgaaaaattctCACCAACAACCGGAGAACTAAtatcaagaaaataattttgagattttgtaCAATTTCATCGAAAATCACTGCAAGCTTGTTATGTAATAAGTTCAATGAAATcagtttctaattttttgtgTACTCTacattattactattttataatcataaaaacaaatttttaagtttttttaacaatataaatgtttatattttttaaataaaagttttggtttattataatattttctttttgtaacaaatgctttttttttagtaatttattaatactaaaagtatttttgtacTTATGTGACATATTGTCAAAAACATtattagaatcatttttttagattctcaaaaaagtgtttttcacaAAAGTGTTATGGAAGAAGACATTtccaataaaaacatttttactacAAGCACAACTAAATGGGCTCTTagtctcattctttttctattttaaggtTGACCCGAGGAGGCCTACTTCCCGGTGTTGCCGATGAAATCAATTGATAAAGCAAATGTAGCCGCAAGGTTGAGTCTTAAGATTTTGAGATACAATGCTTACTTGGAACAACAAATATGGCATGGAAGTTGAAGGTAACTAAAGTtgcatttggtagtgatttaaaaaaaggtttttagtttatttaacacttaaataatttaagtgttaaaaattttaaaaacattttctaaaatcgtTGTCAAGGTATTGAATCTTCTACCAATACCTAAGGCTTTTTGCATAACtattgtaatttttaatttgttttaaaaaaatcatctattaaaaaatcatctattaaaaataattataaaattatcgTAATTTAAGATCATGTGatactcgtcttttgaaaagatgagctcaatataaaaatataaaaagtgaatttgtcttttgaaatcaatataaaaagtaaataaaatatataggataaaatggaaaaaagttttagggtttatttggtCTTTTGATTTAACaacaagtttctatttttaaaaattcataatattgtTTAGttgttattatttgaaaaaggtttttaagaacaaagtaaattaaagaacaatttttaaaaaacaagtagaaactattttcattaattttaaaaacaaaataaaaaatagaaaataaaaaaaaaacaaataaaattgaatataatatcaTTACTTTTCTTTTTGCATGATCTATCGATGTTAAAAATcctcaaatatgatttttctttaaattacatatgattttctaaatttctttttatttttattttttaaaaacaatttgccaaacattcttttatattcttatatttattttctaaactattttttaataatattaaaaaaaaaatcaacaatgcCTACTTCCAATAGTAAATATGCCATGGAAGTTGCTTTACCTAGGATTAAGATTTGCATGCTTCTCCAGGGTTTAAAAGGTAGGCAACCCTTGAATGATTAATCTCTTAGTTAGGACATTTTAGGCTGTGGACACTTGTTGGCTAACAAGTTAAATTCTACTCAACTTATAGAAGTACTCATTagatctatttattatttatgtccccttcttatattttaatacttttagGCTACGTTTGTCTCTCCAAATATCCAagggaaaatatgaagaaaagaagaaaaataaataaataaatttaaaattaataaattatttttatatgttccTTCAAACTCAATtagcttatttttttattatataaaaattaaataacaagaaaagtgatatttgatttattaatatgaaaatatatagaaaaaaacttcaaattttttaaatcagtaTTATcatcatctatttaaaaataatttgaaatgcatgcattttttaattagtcatccaattattctaaaaaatgtcCTTGCTTGTCATGTCATCTTAATCAATTGACAACTAGACTCCTCtatttaaatgttttcattccttctagatattttattattattattattattattatttttattttattacttggaattttttttcttctctagaaatattatcaagtaaaaatttggaaaaaaaagtttattctagtattaataagttaaaaataaattcatatttttaataataaataaatcaataataaatttgtatttattatataatattaataattgtttaatataatagagaataaaatGTGTTGTAAAAGTTTTTCagatataaaattttacaatataGTTATACTTTGGTATAAAGtgtaaagataaataaatagataactatttt
It encodes:
- the LOC117914107 gene encoding uncharacterized protein LOC117914107 isoform X1, which produces MQICLWSLQAKMLNFRSISWLHLLEPWQLDLYYVRDLLLDLFLKEVIQIMEDMDIDQVMDVPDTPDRSAERNIDGRKCDKHDSSSLASAHSGNSKDKGVLNQLRGRGRLVTENGHSRRLQFRSRESSANSGETECCSKSMVSQLENSSAPKSAHLFRRMRSDGISKHEAKHSIGPQHTNKGKAFCNGFPSKSSACQNDNKFLDLIGPNGAFKDLLDEEIGKGSMATSGCSSLHRIENSPKPSCNTWKGKEKTDNGACDGSGSGIGFREAFDISIDIQPRSEKHVSSSLITSPRVSGQKRLVRNGCISPHNIIARAKQLAEQQSSSSKDVEQNDAKDISSRASPSRIDIKDPIAEINNSSRVKGKSIISQPCTSKQHDFGTVTRSPIVHNEQANDNSDTGRDAFGCFEGLSGWRSTRNRSKKVDVLLSDGGGHLPRRNNAVQCSLHQKNDNGVEKKDDPEVQAMSLQHVPAPSGAQTASNLMSGSNQVNVRHRARSILIKRQRKHGSATSNTGESSTSVFNDSEIMFLGSSGEPSNSGSTRSQSHHGQGVMEPVIEIDEQSPEIRHVASRNGGSMNNDDSDARARQIEADEILARELQEQLYHEMPVDGGVGIDAHIAQMLQQQEQVQPTSSSRNHRVPRASGPAISRLYRQSQSRSSQNPSIRRGTQARGPTSTRMAQLRSRFPNQSHAIPSGERNLHFPLNMDLDMRIDILEALEAAVGDFGDMRMPGHILQIQRDFNENDYEMLLALDENNHNVGASVNQMNSLPQSTVQTDNFEESCAICLETPTIGDTIRHLPCLHKFHKDCIDPWLARSTSCPVCKSSIT
- the LOC117914107 gene encoding uncharacterized protein LOC117914107 isoform X2 — encoded protein: MQICLWSLQAKMLNFRSISWLHLLEPWQLDLYYVRDLLLDLFLKEIMEDMDIDQVMDVPDTPDRSAERNIDGRKCDKHDSSSLASAHSGNSKDKGVLNQLRGRGRLVTENGHSRRLQFRSRESSANSGETECCSKSMVSQLENSSAPKSAHLFRRMRSDGISKHEAKHSIGPQHTNKGKAFCNGFPSKSSACQNDNKFLDLIGPNGAFKDLLDEEIGKGSMATSGCSSLHRIENSPKPSCNTWKGKEKTDNGACDGSGSGIGFREAFDISIDIQPRSEKHVSSSLITSPRVSGQKRLVRNGCISPHNIIARAKQLAEQQSSSSKDVEQNDAKDISSRASPSRIDIKDPIAEINNSSRVKGKSIISQPCTSKQHDFGTVTRSPIVHNEQANDNSDTGRDAFGCFEGLSGWRSTRNRSKKVDVLLSDGGGHLPRRNNAVQCSLHQKNDNGVEKKDDPEVQAMSLQHVPAPSGAQTASNLMSGSNQVNVRHRARSILIKRQRKHGSATSNTGESSTSVFNDSEIMFLGSSGEPSNSGSTRSQSHHGQGVMEPVIEIDEQSPEIRHVASRNGGSMNNDDSDARARQIEADEILARELQEQLYHEMPVDGGVGIDAHIAQMLQQQEQVQPTSSSRNHRVPRASGPAISRLYRQSQSRSSQNPSIRRGTQARGPTSTRMAQLRSRFPNQSHAIPSGERNLHFPLNMDLDMRIDILEALEAAVGDFGDMRMPGHILQIQRDFNENDYEMLLALDENNHNVGASVNQMNSLPQSTVQTDNFEESCAICLETPTIGDTIRHLPCLHKFHKDCIDPWLARSTSCPVCKSSIT
- the LOC117914107 gene encoding uncharacterized protein LOC117914107 isoform X4 — translated: MIMEDMDIDQVMDVPDTPDRSAERNIDGRKCDKHDSSSLASAHSGNSKDKGVLNQLRGRGRLVTENGHSRRLQFRSRESSANSGETECCSKSMVSQLENSSAPKSAHLFRRMRSDGISKHEAKHSIGPQHTNKGKAFCNGFPSKSSACQNDNKFLDLIGPNGAFKDLLDEEIGKGSMATSGCSSLHRIENSPKPSCNTWKGKEKTDNGACDGSGSGIGFREAFDISIDIQPRSEKHVSSSLITSPRVSGQKRLVRNGCISPHNIIARAKQLAEQQSSSSKDVEQNDAKDISSRASPSRIDIKDPIAEINNSSRVKGKSIISQPCTSKQHDFGTVTRSPIVHNEQANDNSDTGRDAFGCFEGLSGWRSTRNRSKKVDVLLSDGGGHLPRRNNAVQCSLHQKNDNGVEKKDDPEVQAMSLQHVPAPSGAQTASNLMSGSNQVNVRHRARSILIKRQRKHGSATSNTGESSTSVFNDSEIMFLGSSGEPSNSGSTRSQSHHGQGVMEPVIEIDEQSPEIRHVASRNGGSMNNDDSDARARQIEADEILARELQEQLYHEMPVDGGVGIDAHIAQMLQQQEQVQPTSSSRNHRVPRASGPAISRLYRQSQSRSSQNPSIRRGTQARGPTSTRMAQLRSRFPNQSHAIPSGERNLHFPLNMDLDMRIDILEALEAAVGDFGDMRMPGHILQIQRDFNENDYEMLLALDENNHNVGASVNQMNSLPQSTVQTDNFEESCAICLETPTIGDTIRHLPCLHKFHKDCIDPWLARSTSCPVCKSSIT
- the LOC117914107 gene encoding uncharacterized protein LOC117914107 isoform X5 — protein: MEDMDIDQVMDVPDTPDRSAERNIDGRKCDKHDSSSLASAHSGNSKDKGVLNQLRGRGRLVTENGHSRRLQFRSRESSANSGETECCSKSMVSQLENSSAPKSAHLFRRMRSDGISKHEAKHSIGPQHTNKGKAFCNGFPSKSSACQNDNKFLDLIGPNGAFKDLLDEEIGKGSMATSGCSSLHRIENSPKPSCNTWKGKEKTDNGACDGSGSGIGFREAFDISIDIQPRSEKHVSSSLITSPRVSGQKRLVRNGCISPHNIIARAKQLAEQQSSSSKDVEQNDAKDISSRASPSRIDIKDPIAEINNSSRVKGKSIISQPCTSKQHDFGTVTRSPIVHNEQANDNSDTGRDAFGCFEGLSGWRSTRNRSKKVDVLLSDGGGHLPRRNNAVQCSLHQKNDNGVEKKDDPEVQAMSLQHVPAPSGAQTASNLMSGSNQVNVRHRARSILIKRQRKHGSATSNTGESSTSVFNDSEIMFLGSSGEPSNSGSTRSQSHHGQGVMEPVIEIDEQSPEIRHVASRNGGSMNNDDSDARARQIEADEILARELQEQLYHEMPVDGGVGIDAHIAQMLQQQEQVQPTSSSRNHRVPRASGPAISRLYRQSQSRSSQNPSIRRGTQARGPTSTRMAQLRSRFPNQSHAIPSGERNLHFPLNMDLDMRIDILEALEAAVGDFGDMRMPGHILQIQRDFNENDYEMLLALDENNHNVGASVNQMNSLPQSTVQTDNFEESCAICLETPTIGDTIRHLPCLHKFHKDCIDPWLARSTSCPVCKSSIT
- the LOC117914107 gene encoding uncharacterized protein LOC117914107 isoform X3, whose amino-acid sequence is MVIQIMEDMDIDQVMDVPDTPDRSAERNIDGRKCDKHDSSSLASAHSGNSKDKGVLNQLRGRGRLVTENGHSRRLQFRSRESSANSGETECCSKSMVSQLENSSAPKSAHLFRRMRSDGISKHEAKHSIGPQHTNKGKAFCNGFPSKSSACQNDNKFLDLIGPNGAFKDLLDEEIGKGSMATSGCSSLHRIENSPKPSCNTWKGKEKTDNGACDGSGSGIGFREAFDISIDIQPRSEKHVSSSLITSPRVSGQKRLVRNGCISPHNIIARAKQLAEQQSSSSKDVEQNDAKDISSRASPSRIDIKDPIAEINNSSRVKGKSIISQPCTSKQHDFGTVTRSPIVHNEQANDNSDTGRDAFGCFEGLSGWRSTRNRSKKVDVLLSDGGGHLPRRNNAVQCSLHQKNDNGVEKKDDPEVQAMSLQHVPAPSGAQTASNLMSGSNQVNVRHRARSILIKRQRKHGSATSNTGESSTSVFNDSEIMFLGSSGEPSNSGSTRSQSHHGQGVMEPVIEIDEQSPEIRHVASRNGGSMNNDDSDARARQIEADEILARELQEQLYHEMPVDGGVGIDAHIAQMLQQQEQVQPTSSSRNHRVPRASGPAISRLYRQSQSRSSQNPSIRRGTQARGPTSTRMAQLRSRFPNQSHAIPSGERNLHFPLNMDLDMRIDILEALEAAVGDFGDMRMPGHILQIQRDFNENDYEMLLALDENNHNVGASVNQMNSLPQSTVQTDNFEESCAICLETPTIGDTIRHLPCLHKFHKDCIDPWLARSTSCPVCKSSIT